One Caldisericota bacterium genomic region harbors:
- a CDS encoding ISKra4 family transposase: MIVLKETDILKAKAEFDDMIALVQKAAQEGTRIDVVEQDLWTRLLRLGLATLGGFVHAQGTGDMGPTLTYEDRQLKRLKGLYNRRYVSVFGELNIPRTAYGSRPTQKLQVLPLDSRLGLPDSDFSNLLQDWDQSFCVQGSYEQSRQSVHRLLGLGQTVGSLETMSQSMAQDVAEFFEQQPAPPPAPKGSIIVLTADHKGVKMRRNVQEEGPAPKGRLKKGQKPSKKKMACVGGVYTIEPFVRTAQDVVNEVMRHEKQAERPKPKDKRLRAELTQRYEGEEIKGTEFIFPWLDQEVAKRNPQGRHPVVCVMDGERKLWRILKSMFPGVVCILDLYHVLERLWTVAYCFYPESSKEAQAFVKARLERLLEGKVGYVIGGIKQMSVKNKLSKNKREKLDAAITYLENNRRFMKYDEFLSAGYPLGSGVVEGACRHVVKDRMEQTGMHWRIPGAQSILHLRALYLNGDWKSFQHYRIQKQCQRLYPYKRQIDIKWTEVKGEAA; the protein is encoded by the coding sequence ATGATCGTACTGAAGGAAACGGACATTCTCAAGGCAAAAGCAGAATTCGATGACATGATTGCCCTGGTTCAAAAAGCCGCTCAGGAAGGCACTCGTATCGATGTGGTCGAGCAGGATCTTTGGACGCGACTCCTACGACTCGGCTTGGCCACACTGGGCGGTTTTGTCCATGCTCAAGGCACCGGTGACATGGGACCGACCTTAACCTATGAAGATCGGCAACTCAAACGGCTAAAGGGCCTATATAACCGACGGTACGTTTCTGTTTTTGGTGAACTGAACATTCCGCGAACCGCCTACGGGAGTCGCCCCACCCAGAAGCTTCAAGTCCTTCCCTTGGACAGTCGATTGGGGCTACCGGACAGCGATTTTTCAAATCTGTTGCAGGACTGGGATCAATCCTTTTGTGTCCAAGGCTCGTATGAACAATCGCGTCAGAGCGTCCATCGCCTATTAGGCCTCGGACAAACCGTTGGTAGCCTGGAAACCATGAGTCAAAGCATGGCACAGGATGTGGCGGAATTCTTTGAGCAGCAACCTGCGCCTCCACCGGCTCCGAAGGGATCCATTATTGTGCTGACGGCTGATCATAAAGGCGTCAAGATGCGTCGGAACGTCCAAGAGGAGGGTCCCGCCCCCAAGGGCCGTCTGAAGAAAGGCCAAAAACCCAGTAAGAAGAAAATGGCCTGCGTGGGAGGTGTTTACACGATTGAGCCTTTTGTCCGGACTGCGCAGGATGTCGTCAATGAAGTGATGCGTCACGAGAAACAAGCCGAGCGTCCTAAGCCGAAAGACAAACGCTTGCGTGCCGAATTGACGCAACGGTATGAAGGGGAGGAGATCAAGGGGACGGAATTCATCTTCCCCTGGTTGGATCAGGAAGTTGCCAAGCGAAACCCCCAGGGACGTCACCCTGTTGTATGTGTCATGGATGGTGAGCGAAAGCTGTGGCGAATCTTGAAGTCCATGTTTCCGGGTGTTGTTTGTATCCTGGATCTCTATCATGTCTTGGAGCGATTGTGGACCGTTGCCTATTGCTTTTATCCGGAGAGCAGCAAGGAAGCGCAAGCCTTTGTAAAGGCCCGGCTGGAACGCCTGCTGGAAGGTAAAGTGGGGTATGTCATTGGTGGTATCAAACAGATGAGTGTCAAAAACAAGTTGAGCAAAAACAAACGAGAGAAGCTGGACGCAGCCATAACCTATTTGGAAAACAATCGTCGTTTCATGAAGTATGATGAGTTCCTATCGGCTGGCTATCCCCTCGGCAGTGGCGTGGTCGAAGGCGCTTGCCGGCATGTCGTGAAGGATCGCATGGAGCAAACGGGCATGCATTGGCGTATTCCCGGAGCACAATCCATTCTCCATCTACGGGCCCTGTATCTCAACGGAGATTGGAAGAGCTTCCAGC
- a CDS encoding transposase: MGLLAVLHTWTGQLHHHPHVHMLGVQPAKRASMLF, encoded by the coding sequence GTGGGCCTCCTGGCGGTTTTGCACACCTGGACCGGCCAACTTCATCACCATCCGCATGTGCATATGCTGGGGGTGCAACCAGCGAAGCGCGCCTCTATGTTGTTTTAA